CGCACCAGAGCGGTTCAATGATTACGGTGTACTACATCGACAAAGGACAGCTCGTTCTCACGCATTACTGCATCGCCGGTAACCAGCCGCATCTGCGCGCAACGCGCTACGATCCTCAAACGGGTGAGCTGGATTTTGATTTCGTCGATGGAGGCAACATCATCACTGGGGAAGAAGGCCACATGCACAGCGCCCGCATGCGCTTCATCGATGAAGATCACGTCAGCAGCGAGTGGCAGTTCATGCAGGCGCGCTCTCCGAAGTTCACGGAATTGTCAAAGTTCACGCGCGCAAAGTGAAAACGCACATAGTCGATTACGAGGTGATATCCAACATGCCGCAATATTTACTTCTGCTCCATGACGATGCCTCTGGCTGGGCTAAGCTCAATGCCGACGAACGCAAATGGTGGATGGAAAAATACGGCGCTTACAGAGAGGGTCTCAAGGCAAAGAAGGCCTGGGTCGGCGGACAAAAGCTCGCTGATGATCCTGGACGCGTCCTGCGCGGGGCCGGCGATAACGTTAGAGTTACCGATGGTCCTTACAGTGAGACCAAAGAGTGGCTCGGGGGGTACTTCCTGATCGAAGCGCCGAATTACAAGGCCGCCGTTGAACTCGCCCGTGACTGTCCTACGCTATTGCATGGCGGCACAATAGAACTGCGCGAGGTAGACGCGAGAACTCCAAACCCAACCTAGAAAAGGGAACCCTGATCTATCACTCGACAGATTTCCCGCCAGAACCAGCAACTCTGGTCGATGCCTTCAGGGCTTCGTAACTTTTCATCCGACTCTCTGGATTAGCTCTATTCGAGGGCGTGCGTACCTTTGGATGGCTTGACATCGGCCGGTGATTCTCTCGCAGACTGTTGATGACGAAAGAGATAGGTTCGAATCGCGAAGGGATGATGGATCGCGGCAATGAAAAGAGTTGACATCAGTCAGCACAAGCAACATCGCTAGAACCGAACACATTCCTGGAGAACCGTAAAGAGACCGAATAGCAAAGAGGAGAGAG
This genomic window from Terriglobales bacterium contains:
- a CDS encoding YciI family protein — protein: MKTHIVDYEVISNMPQYLLLLHDDASGWAKLNADERKWWMEKYGAYREGLKAKKAWVGGQKLADDPGRVLRGAGDNVRVTDGPYSETKEWLGGYFLIEAPNYKAAVELARDCPTLLHGGTIELREVDARTPNPT